In Chloroflexota bacterium, one DNA window encodes the following:
- the cas1 gene encoding CRISPR-associated endonuclease Cas1, with protein sequence MATLYVLEQGAEIRCDGERLAIWQTDQELGNVPMAKLEDIVVMGNIGFSTPAIKRLLDQQIEVTFLTIHGRYHGRLIGEVTAHVALRRNQYRRADDETWALAMAQACVSGKLRNCRAVLQRFARNRQQVEKEVLESIEALDHFIDRVDRTTKISSLVGVEGSGSAAYFGGLRSLFDSEWMFNNRNRRPPTDPVNVLLSLGYTLLVHKTLGAVQAVGFDPYQGFLHQLDYNRPSLVLDLIEEFRPILVDALVIRCCNDGRLTANDFSPSDDPKHPILLSNEGKKRFVAAFEERMRTEVTHPDGADGRPGKVSYWRCIELQARLLARAIQTGTSYQAWTTR encoded by the coding sequence ATGGCAACGCTTTATGTTCTCGAACAAGGTGCAGAAATTCGCTGTGACGGTGAACGGCTAGCAATTTGGCAAACTGATCAAGAGCTGGGCAACGTGCCAATGGCCAAACTCGAAGATATTGTAGTGATGGGCAATATTGGGTTTAGTACGCCTGCAATCAAGCGCCTGTTGGATCAACAGATTGAAGTAACATTTTTGACGATTCACGGGCGCTACCATGGGCGGTTGATTGGTGAAGTGACCGCCCATGTGGCCTTGCGGCGCAACCAATATCGCCGAGCAGACGATGAGACTTGGGCTTTGGCGATGGCTCAAGCCTGTGTTAGCGGCAAATTACGCAATTGCCGGGCTGTATTGCAACGCTTCGCCCGCAACCGCCAACAGGTCGAAAAAGAGGTTTTAGAATCGATTGAAGCCTTAGACCATTTTATTGATCGGGTTGATCGCACCACCAAAATCAGCTCATTGGTTGGGGTTGAAGGTAGCGGCTCGGCAGCCTATTTTGGTGGTTTGCGCAGCTTATTTGATAGCGAATGGATGTTCAATAATCGTAATCGCCGCCCACCAACCGACCCAGTTAATGTATTATTATCGTTGGGCTATACCCTTTTGGTGCATAAAACCCTTGGCGCAGTTCAGGCGGTAGGGTTCGATCCTTATCAAGGATTTTTACATCAACTCGATTACAATCGACCATCGTTAGTGCTTGATTTGATCGAAGAATTTCGGCCAATTTTGGTCGATGCCTTGGTGATTCGCTGCTGTAATGATGGCAGGCTGACGGCCAATGATTTCAGCCCGAGTGATGATCCCAAGCACCCAATTTTACTCAGCAATGAGGGCAAAAAACGCTTTGTAGCGGCTTTTGAAGAACGTATGCGCACTGAAGTCACCCATCCCGATGGTGCAGACGGACGGCCTGGCAAAGTCAGCTATTGGCGTTGTATTGAGCTTCAAGCCCGCTTATTGGCTCGCGCAATCCAGACTGGCACAAGCTACCAAGCCTGGACAACCCGTTAG
- the cas6 gene encoding CRISPR system precrRNA processing endoribonuclease RAMP protein Cas6 has protein sequence MPMALMLQIRPLSNATVQPSLARAAHAAILNIIREANPDLAQQVHDEVGAKPLTVSNVLGMHAQGNQATVQTSEDYGLRISLLTPALEQLAQTWQPEQLGLLNLDGSSWRIEAILRQEHEHPWVGQRSYSELLAPSMAQDSIAYRWTFQFHSPVTFRQRGLNQPMPTPDLVFGSLLDKWNAVAPLTFPDEVKRFASECMATSYFELRSQREPTKNQAIQIGAVGHCTYTATSRDRYWCSCIDTLARFAFWSGVGAGTTRGLGRARLVER, from the coding sequence ATGCCAATGGCGTTAATGCTCCAAATTCGACCGCTTAGCAATGCAACGGTTCAGCCTAGTTTGGCTCGGGCAGCGCATGCAGCAATCTTGAATATCATTCGCGAGGCTAACCCTGATTTAGCCCAACAGGTACACGATGAAGTTGGCGCGAAGCCGCTGACCGTCTCGAATGTGCTGGGCATGCATGCGCAGGGCAACCAGGCTACGGTGCAAACCAGTGAAGATTATGGCTTGCGCATAAGCTTGTTGACCCCAGCTTTAGAGCAGCTGGCTCAAACTTGGCAACCAGAGCAACTGGGATTATTGAATCTTGATGGCAGCTCATGGCGAATTGAAGCTATTTTGCGCCAAGAGCACGAACACCCTTGGGTTGGGCAGCGCAGTTATAGTGAATTGCTGGCTCCCAGCATGGCCCAAGATTCGATTGCCTACCGCTGGACATTCCAATTTCACTCGCCAGTAACTTTTCGTCAACGGGGCTTGAATCAGCCGATGCCAACCCCCGATTTGGTATTTGGCAGTTTGCTGGATAAATGGAATGCAGTTGCACCGCTGACATTCCCCGATGAAGTGAAGCGCTTTGCTAGCGAATGCATGGCGACCAGTTATTTTGAATTACGCTCACAGCGCGAGCCAACCAAAAACCAAGCCATCCAAATTGGTGCGGTTGGCCATTGCACCTACACCGCAACCTCGCGTGATCGCTATTGGTGTTCATGTATTGACACCTTGGCGCGGTTTGCTTTTTGGAGCGGAGTTGGGGCTGGAACGACGCGCGGTTTAGGCCGCGCCCGCTTAGTTGAACGCTAA
- the cas2 gene encoding CRISPR-associated endonuclease Cas2 — protein MLYLISYDIAVDKRRTKIAKILEGFGQRVQYSVFECDLTAKQYTKLRGKLHKVLRPEDGDNLRTYRICAACAPNTEIVGNGPALETSVTIYIF, from the coding sequence ATGCTGTACTTGATCTCCTACGATATTGCGGTTGATAAGCGGCGCACCAAAATTGCCAAAATTCTTGAAGGCTTTGGCCAGCGGGTGCAATATAGCGTCTTTGAATGCGACTTGACCGCCAAGCAATACACCAAATTGCGCGGCAAATTGCATAAAGTGCTGCGGCCAGAAGATGGCGATAATCTGCGGACATATCGCATTTGTGCTGCCTGTGCCCCAAATACCGAAATTGTGGGCAATGGGCCAGCGCTTGAAACCAGCGTTACGATTTACATTTTTTGA